From Microtus pennsylvanicus isolate mMicPen1 chromosome 10, mMicPen1.hap1, whole genome shotgun sequence, one genomic window encodes:
- the Tmem183a gene encoding transmembrane protein 183A isoform X2 has product MAWGPCQLSRPHPDSVAMPKRGKRLKFRAHDACSGRVTVADYANSDPAVVRSGRVKKAVANAVQQEVKSLCGLEASQVPAEEALSGVGEPCDIMDSSDEMDVQGESTHERSVSRKKKSKRHKDLDGAGEEYPMDIWLLLASYIRPEDIVNFSLICKNAWTVTCTAAFWTRLYRRHYSLDASLPLRLRPESMEKLRCLRACVIRSLYHMYEPFAARISKNPAIPESTPSTLKNSKCLLFWCRKIVGNRQEPMWEFNFKFKKQSPRLKSKCMERLQPPIQYEDVHTNPDQDCCLLQVTTLNFIFVPIVMGMIFTLFTINVSTDMRHHRVRLVFQDSPVRGGQSLRSEQGVQVVLDPVHSVRLFDWWHPQYPFSLRA; this is encoded by the exons ATGGCCTGGGGCCCCTGCCAGCTAAGCCGGCCTCACCCGGACAGTGTCGCCATGCCCAAGAGAGGAAAGCGGCTCAAGTTCCGGGCCCACGACGCCTGCTCGGGCCGAG TGACCGTGGCGGATTATGCCAACTCGGATCCGGCGGTGGTGAGGTCTGGACGGGTCAAGAAAGCCGTGGCCAACGCTGTTCAGCAGGAAG TGAAATCTCTTTGTGGCTTGGAAGCCTCCCAGGTTCCTGCAGAGGAGGCTCTTTCCGGGGTGGGTGAGCCGTGTGACATCATGGACAGCAGTGATGAGATGGACGTTCAGGGGGAAAGCACTCATGAAAGATCAGtctccagaaaaaagaaaagcaagagacaCAAAG acctggatggggctggagaagagTATCCTATGGATATTTGGCTGTTGCTGGCTTCCTATATCCGTCCTGAGGACATTGTGAATTTTTCCCTGATTTGTAAGAATGCTTGGACTGTCACTTGCACTGCTGCCTTTTGGACCAGGTTGTACCGAAG GCACTACTCGCTGGATGCTTCTCTGCCCTTGCGGCTGCGCCCAGAGTCCATGGAGAAGCTGCGCTGTCTCCGGGCATGTGTGATCCGATCTCTGTACCATATGTACGAACCATTTGCTGCTCGAATCTCCAAGAATCCAGCCATTCCGGAAAGCACTCCCAGCACACTGAAGAATTCCAAA TGCTTACTTTTCTGGTGCAGAAAGATtgttggaaacagacaagaaccAATGTGGGAGTTCAACTTCAAGTTCAAAAAACAG TCCCCTAGATTAAAGAGCAAGTGTATGGAACGGCTGCAGCCACCCATTCAATATGAGGATGTTCATACCAACCCTGACCAGGACTGCTGCCTGCTACAGGTTACCACCCTCAATTTCATCTTTGTTCCTATTGTCATGGGAATGATATTTACCTTG TTTACTATTAATGTGAGTACAGACATGCGGCATCATCGAGTGAGATTGGTGTTCCAAGATTCTCCTGTTCGTGGTGGTCAGAGTCTGCGCAGTGAACAGGGTGTGCAAGTCGTCCTGGACCCAGTACACAGTGTTCGGCTCTTTGACTGGTGGCATCCGCAGTATCCATTCTCCCTGAGAGCATAG
- the Tmem183a gene encoding transmembrane protein 183A isoform X1, whose amino-acid sequence MGVGSQPGPEPSLIIAIAATSVRDGRGAGWKCSAAPGAGSRGRDMAWGPCQLSRPHPDSVAMPKRGKRLKFRAHDACSGRVTVADYANSDPAVVRSGRVKKAVANAVQQEVKSLCGLEASQVPAEEALSGVGEPCDIMDSSDEMDVQGESTHERSVSRKKKSKRHKEDLDGAGEEYPMDIWLLLASYIRPEDIVNFSLICKNAWTVTCTAAFWTRLYRRHYSLDASLPLRLRPESMEKLRCLRACVIRSLYHMYEPFAARISKNPAIPESTPSTLKNSKCLLFWCRKIVGNRQEPMWEFNFKFKKQSPRLKSKCMERLQPPIQYEDVHTNPDQDCCLLQVTTLNFIFVPIVMGMIFTLFTINVSTDMRHHRVRLVFQDSPVRGGQSLRSEQGVQVVLDPVHSVRLFDWWHPQYPFSLRA is encoded by the exons ATGGGAGTCGGCAGCCAACCGGGCCCAGAACCCTCGCTTATCATCGCGATAGCTGCCACCTCAGTGCGGGATGGCCGCGGAGCCGGGTGGAAGTGCTCCGCGGCTCCGGGAGCCGGCTCTCGGGGCCGAGACATGGCCTGGGGCCCCTGCCAGCTAAGCCGGCCTCACCCGGACAGTGTCGCCATGCCCAAGAGAGGAAAGCGGCTCAAGTTCCGGGCCCACGACGCCTGCTCGGGCCGAG TGACCGTGGCGGATTATGCCAACTCGGATCCGGCGGTGGTGAGGTCTGGACGGGTCAAGAAAGCCGTGGCCAACGCTGTTCAGCAGGAAG TGAAATCTCTTTGTGGCTTGGAAGCCTCCCAGGTTCCTGCAGAGGAGGCTCTTTCCGGGGTGGGTGAGCCGTGTGACATCATGGACAGCAGTGATGAGATGGACGTTCAGGGGGAAAGCACTCATGAAAGATCAGtctccagaaaaaagaaaagcaagagacaCAAAG aagacctggatggggctggagaagagTATCCTATGGATATTTGGCTGTTGCTGGCTTCCTATATCCGTCCTGAGGACATTGTGAATTTTTCCCTGATTTGTAAGAATGCTTGGACTGTCACTTGCACTGCTGCCTTTTGGACCAGGTTGTACCGAAG GCACTACTCGCTGGATGCTTCTCTGCCCTTGCGGCTGCGCCCAGAGTCCATGGAGAAGCTGCGCTGTCTCCGGGCATGTGTGATCCGATCTCTGTACCATATGTACGAACCATTTGCTGCTCGAATCTCCAAGAATCCAGCCATTCCGGAAAGCACTCCCAGCACACTGAAGAATTCCAAA TGCTTACTTTTCTGGTGCAGAAAGATtgttggaaacagacaagaaccAATGTGGGAGTTCAACTTCAAGTTCAAAAAACAG TCCCCTAGATTAAAGAGCAAGTGTATGGAACGGCTGCAGCCACCCATTCAATATGAGGATGTTCATACCAACCCTGACCAGGACTGCTGCCTGCTACAGGTTACCACCCTCAATTTCATCTTTGTTCCTATTGTCATGGGAATGATATTTACCTTG TTTACTATTAATGTGAGTACAGACATGCGGCATCATCGAGTGAGATTGGTGTTCCAAGATTCTCCTGTTCGTGGTGGTCAGAGTCTGCGCAGTGAACAGGGTGTGCAAGTCGTCCTGGACCCAGTACACAGTGTTCGGCTCTTTGACTGGTGGCATCCGCAGTATCCATTCTCCCTGAGAGCATAG